A stretch of Limanda limanda chromosome 7, fLimLim1.1, whole genome shotgun sequence DNA encodes these proteins:
- the peds1 gene encoding transmembrane protein 189, which translates to MARTENQSECGGEPRSPEPQGPGRGPARAGPQHAGARELATLYSPGKRCQEWISVVLCFSLMAFSFIHLLANFHLGHLWYIVLAIVAGILTADFASGLVHWGADTWGSVDLPIFGKAFIRPFREHHIDPTAITRHDFIETNGDNCMLTIVPLANMAFNFLTLSPADVYRNYPWYCYLFALAIFVTLTNQIHKWSHTYFGLPGWVVLLQDLHIILPRKHHRIHHVSPHETYFCITTGWLNYPLEKLCFWKNLEDLIQGVTGEKPRSDDMKWTQKVK; encoded by the exons ATGGCGAGGACGGAGAACCAGAGCGAGTGTGGCGGGGAACCACGGAGCCCGGAGCCGCAGGGACCGGGCCGAGGGCCGGCCCGAGCGGGCCCGCAGCACGCCGGGGCCCGGGAGCTGGCCACCCTCTACTCGCCAG gcaAAAGATGTCAAGAATGGATCAGTGTcgtcctctgcttctctctcatgGCCTTCAGTTTCATTCACCTCCTTGCCAACTTCCATCTGGGGCATCTGTGGTACATTGTGTTGGCCATTG TGGCAGGAATCCTCACCGCCGACTTTGCATCAGGTCTTGTTCACTGGGGGGCCGACACATGGGGATCAGTAGATCTACCCATCTTTGGAAAG GCCTTTATACGACCCTTTAGAGAGCACCACATTGACCCCACAGCCATCACCCGTCACGACTTCATCGAGACCAATGGGGACAACTGCATGTTGACCATTGTCCCTCTTGCAAACATGGCCTTCAActtcctcaccctctccccTG CGGACGTTTACCGTAACTACCCCTGGTACTGCTACTTATTTGCACTAGCCATCTTCGTGACCCTCACCAACCAGATCCACAAGTGGTCGCACACGTACTTCGGACTTCCTGGTTGGGTCGTGTTGCTGCAGGACCTCCACATCATCCTCCCACGCAAGCACCACCGCATCCATCACGTGTCTCCTCACGAGACGTACTTCTGCATCACCACAG gttggCTGAACTACCCACTGGAGAAGCTGTGTTTCTGGAAGAACCTGGAGGATCTCATCCAGGGCGTGACGGGCGAGAAGCCCCGGTCTGACGACATGAAATGGACTCAGAAAGTCAAGTAA